TGTGCCTCGGTTTCTGTAGTTTTATCAGGTGGTGCAACAACTCCAATGGCAATAATGATAGTAGCTGGGGAACTAACAACTGAGGCGGCGTTAGCATCAGTTATATCGGGTGTTGTGACAGCGGGTATTGCTAAGTTTAATGGTGAGTCGAATGAGAAAATTTTAGAAAATACAATAACTTCGGCATCTGAAGGATTTAAGTACGCAGCTCTCTTTTCAGGTGCAACAAAAGTATTAACAAGTACAGGAAAATATATTTCAACAAATATTTATCCGAAAGCAAACAGTTTCTTAACCCAGAAACAGGCAATTAAAGAAGGCGGTACTTATCGTGAATTGTTTTCTAAGTTTAAAGGAAATTTAAAAGATAACAAATTACAAATTCATCATGTTCCTGCTAATGCATCTAGTTCGGAGACTGTTATGAGTCGATTGGATGGTCCGAGTATCTTAATGACAGAAAAAGATCATGCCTTGACAGCTAGTTATGGAAGTTCACTAAGCGCACAAAGTTATCGAGCTAAACAAGCTAAGTATATTGAAGAGGGGAATTGGAAAAAAGCTTTTGAGATGGATGTTAATGATATCCGATCCAAATTTGGAGAAAAATATGACGAAGCGTTGAAAGCAGCAGAGAGAGCTGCAAGAGAGAAGAAACTTTGGTAGTGATTTGTTTAATAAACTATTTTTTGTAAAAGGAGACTTTAGTGTCTTTCATAAGAGGTAATAGAAACAGATTTTGATAACTAATAGGCTCTTTTTATACCATTTGTCAAGTATATCAATGATTTTTATAGGAAAATAATAATGAGGTAGTAGAATTGTAGGTCTACTATCTTATTTTCTACTCTATTCCACCAATTAATCTTGAAATTTCAAAACGAGTGTGACTTTTTCCACACTCGTTTTCTATATTTATTAGAGATTTTTACTTGCTTTAGTCTAGCCACTGGATAAAGGCCATTTTATCTTGGTGATTGTAGCCAGCCCGTTTATAAAATTTCCAAGTGCTTTCTTTCTTGGAGCCCGTCAGTAGCATCATTTTGTAGCAATTGGCTTCGGTCGCTATTTTCTTAGCAAAATCAAGGCATTCACTAGCATAACCCTTGCCTCTAAAGTCATGATGAGTAACGACATTTTCGATCAGAGCGTAGGGACGCAGTCCTCTCGTGAGATTGGGAATGACGACACAAATACAAGAAGAAACAATCTTTCCGTCAAGTGCTTTGACAATAATATGGTGGTCTGGATCTTCTACCATCCGCTGCCAGACCTTTTGTAAGGTTGGGCTTTTTTCTGGAATGGCCGTCTCGTGCAAGGAGAGGTACAAATGGAGTAATTCATCTAGGTCGTTTGGAATGGCTTCTCTGATCATCTTTTCACCTACTATTTTGGAATCTTTTCGTTTACTTAGCAGTATTATAGCATGTTTAGCCCTTACATTTCTAGCTTACTCCAAATTAAAATCTTCCACAGCTCCAAAGATGAGCGAGAGGCGCTTTCATCTTTTTTTGAAATCTATTATAAAATACATTCCAAAATTCAGAAAAATCTCATAATTGTTATGTAATAGTTCTAAAGCAATCCTGAGCATATTCTTATACAAGAGTTGGAAAAAGTGATAAATTTGTAGAGTAAGTTTATTGAAACGTTTTCATTAACCTATCTGAAAGTTTTCAATAAATAATTTAATTTTGAAGGAGAGTTATCATTATGACTCAAGGGAAAATTACTGCATCAGCAGCAATGCTCAACGTATTGAAAACATGGGGCGTAGACACAATCTACGGTATCCCATCAGGAACACTCAGCTCATTGATGGACGCTTTGGCTGAAGACAAAGATATCCGTTTCTTGCAAGTTCGCCACGAAGAAACAGGTGCTCTTGCAGCGGTTATGCAAGCTAAATTCGGTGGCTCAATCGGGGTTGCAGTAGGTTCAGGTGGTCCAGGTGCGACTCACTTGATTAACGGTGTTTACGATGCAGCTATGGACAACACTCCATTTCTTGCTATCCTTGGATCACGTCCAGTCAACGAACTCAACATGGATGCCTTCCAAGAATTGAACCAAAACCCAATGTACAACGGTATCGCTGTTTACAACAAACGTGTAGCTTACGCTGAGCAATTGCCAAAAGTAATTGACGAAGCTTGCCGTGCTGCAGTTTCTAAAAAAGGTCCAGCTGTTGTTGAAATCCCAGTAAACTTTGGTTTCCAAGAAATCGACGAAAACTCTTACTACGGATCAGGTTCTTATGAGCGTTCATTTATCGCTCCTGCTTTGAACGAAGTTGAAATCAACAAAGCAGTTGAAATCTTGAACAATGCTGAACGCCCAGTTATCTACGCTGGTTACGGTGGTGTTAAAGCTGGTGAAGTGATTACTGAATTGTCACGTAAAATCAAAGCACCAATCATCACAACTGGTAAAAACTTTGAAGCTTTCGAATGGAACTATGAAGGGTTGACAGGTTCTGCTTACCGTGTTGGTTGGAAACCAGCCAACGAAGTGGTCTTTGAAGCAGATACCGTTCTTTTCCTTGGTTCAAACTTCCCATTTGCTGAAGTTTATGAAGCCTTCAAGAACACTGAAAAATTCATCCAAGTCGATATTGACCCTTACAAACTCGGTAAACGCCATGCTCTTGACGCGTCTATCCTTGGTGATGCAGGTCAAGCAGCACAAGCGATCCTTGATAAAGTAAACCCAGTTGAGTCTACTCCATGGTGGCGTGCAAACGTTAAGAACAACCAAAACTGGCGCGATTACATGAACAAACTCGAAGGTAAAACTGAGGGTGAATTGCAATTGTATCAAGTTTACAATGCAATCAACAAACATGCTGATCAAGACGCTATCTATTCAATCGACGTAGGTGATACTACTCAAACATCTACTCGTCACCTTCACATGACACCTAAGAACATGTGGCGTACATCTCCACTCTTTGCGACAATGGGTATTGCCCTTCCTGGTGGTATCGCTGCTAAGAAAGACAATCCAGATCGCCAAGTATGGAACATCATGGGTGACGGTGCATTCAACATGTGCTACCCAGACGTGATTACCAACGTTCAATACGACCTTCCAGTTATCAACGTTGTCTTCTCAAATGGTAAATATGCCTTCATCAAGGACAAATACGAAGACACAAACAAACACTTGTTTGGTTGTGACTTCCCTAATGCTGACTATGCGAAAATCGCTGAAGCGCAAGGTGCTGTTGGATTTACAGTAGACCGTATCGAAGACATCGACGCAGTCGTTGCAGAAGCTGTGAAACTCAACAAAGAAGGTAAAACTGTTGTTATCGATGCCCACATCACGCAACACCGTCCACTTCCAGTAGAAGTACTTGAATTGGATCCAAAACTTCACTCAGAAGAAGCTATCAAAGCCTTCAAGGAAAAATACGAAGCAGAAGAACTCGTACCATTCCGCCTCTTCTTGGAAGAAGAAGGTTTGCAATCACGCGCAATTAAATAATTCCTCTCGTCGAAAATCAAATGTAAACTTTGTAGACCTTATTCTATGATTTTCTTAGAGCGGAACTTGAAAGATCGGAGCAATCCGGTCTTTTTGCTTGTTTTGCTTCATATGTCTTTTTGGAGGAGAGCTGAGGCTTATTATCTGGGTAAATGATAGGAAGCCTAGAAAGAGAAAGATTAGAAAACAGATGGGACAAAGCATAGGATAATATCATTATTTAACAGTATTTCACAAGTAAAGGTCTGGATATTGGGGTATAATATAAGTAAATGAAGTAGTAAAATAAGAAAGTGGGTAGAGATATGACTGAAAAACTGACTTTTCCTGATGGTTTCTTGTGGGGCGGAGCGACAGCTGCCAACCAGTGTGAAGGAGCTTATGATGCGGACGGTCGCGGACTGGCCAATGTAGATGTGGTGCCGATTGGTGAGGACCGTCTGGCCATCATCACGGGTAAGAAAAAGATGTTTGACTTTGAGGAAGGCTATTTCTACCCAGCCAAGGAAGCTATTGACATGTACCATCGCTTCAAGGAGGACATTGCCCTTTTTGGCGAGATGGGTTTTAAGACCTATCGTCTGTCCATTGCTTGGAGCCGGATTTTCCCTAAGGGGGATGAGCTGGAGCCCAATGAAGCTGGCTTGAAATTTTACGAAGACCTCTTTAAGGAATGCCACAAGTATGGCATTGAGCCTCTGGTGACCATTACTCACTTTGACTGCCCCATGTACTTGATTGAGCAATATGGCGGTTGGCGCAGCCGTAAAATGCTGGAATGTTACGAGCGTCTCTGCCGCACTCTCTTTACCCGCTACAAGGGCTTGGTCAAGTACTGGCTGACCTTTAATGAGATTAACATGATCCTCCATGCACCATTTATGGGGGCGGGGCTCTGCTTTGAAGAAGGCGAAAATGAAGAGCAGGTCAAGTACTAAGCAGCCCATCATGAGCTGGTCGCGTCAGCCATTGCCACTAAGCTAGCTCATGAGATTGACCCGGAAAACAAGGTCGGCTGTATGCTGGCAGCGGGTCAAAATTATCCTAACACCTGCCATCCGCGTGATGTATGGGCTGGTATGGAGGAAGACAGGAAAAACTATTTCTTCATCGATGTGCAAGCGCGTGGTGAATATCCCAACTACGCCAAGAAAGCTTGGGAGCGCGAGGGCATTCAAGTGGAAGTGACAGAAGAGGACCTGCAGCTGCTCAAGGAGCATACGGTGGACTTCATTTCCTTCTCTTACTACTCTAGTCGAGTGGCTTCGGGCGACCCTAAGGTCAATGAGCTGACCGAGGGCAATATCTTTGCTTCTCTGAAGAACCCTTATTTGGAAGCTTCTGAGTGGGGCTGGCAGATCGACCCTCTGGGCCTGCGTATTACGCTTAATACCATCTGGGATCGCTATCAAAAGCCCATGTTTATTGTGGAAAATGGGCTGGGTGCAGTGGATAGTCCGGATGAAAATGGCTATGTAGCTGATGATTACAGGATTGACTACCTGGCGGCCCATGTCAAGGCTATGCGGCAAGCCATCAATGAAGACGGCGTGGTGCTGTGGGGTTACACGACTTGGGGCTGTATCGACCTAGTATCAGCCGGTACTGGCGAGATGAAGAAGCGCTATGGATTTATCTACGTGGACCGAGACAATGAAGGCAAGGGAACGCTCAAACGCTCCAAGAAAAAATCCTTTGATTGGTACAAGGAAGTTATCGCGACTAACGGAGCATCTGTGAAATAACATCAAGGAGGCTGGGACAAAAGTCCTAGCCTCTCAATTGTCTTTGGGTTGTCGAGCAAGACGCAGTGGTTGAGTGGGCTCTACCAGGCTGATTTCATCAGCTTTTACAGCCCTACTCAACTGTGCGGAGGTGGGACGACGAAATCGAATTCTAACGAATTACCGTTTTCTGTCCCACTCTCTTTCTTTTGTATCGTTTATATTTTATTGACTTGCTGGCTCATCCTTGCTACACTAGTTTTATCAAGCTATTGGAGAATGATGATGGCCAAACTTTTACTAATTGAAGACAACAATGATATTCATGAGATTTTAAAAAATCTCTTTACGCAGGAGCACGTCGTATTTTCAGCTTATTCTGGGACCGAGGGACTGCGGATTTTTGCGGAAGAAGAGATTCATCTAGTCCTGCTGGATATTATGCTACCGGGCAAAAATGGCGATGAGGTGCTGAGGGAAATTCGCAAGACCAGTCAGGTGCCAGTGGTCATGCTGACAGCTCTGGGCGAAAAGAGTCTCGTGAGCCAGTATCTGCTGGACGGTGCGAATGACTACATTGTCAAGCCTTTTAATCTAGACGAAGTGGCAGCGCGTGTCACTGTC
This genomic window from Streptococcus cristatus AS 1.3089 contains:
- a CDS encoding GNAT family N-acetyltransferase is translated as MIREAIPNDLDELLHLYLSLHETAIPEKSPTLQKVWQRMVEDPDHHIIVKALDGKIVSSCICVVIPNLTRGLRPYALIENVVTHHDFRGKGYASECLDFAKKIATEANCYKMMLLTGSKKESTWKFYKRAGYNHQDKMAFIQWLD
- the spxB gene encoding pyruvate oxidase yields the protein MTQGKITASAAMLNVLKTWGVDTIYGIPSGTLSSLMDALAEDKDIRFLQVRHEETGALAAVMQAKFGGSIGVAVGSGGPGATHLINGVYDAAMDNTPFLAILGSRPVNELNMDAFQELNQNPMYNGIAVYNKRVAYAEQLPKVIDEACRAAVSKKGPAVVEIPVNFGFQEIDENSYYGSGSYERSFIAPALNEVEINKAVEILNNAERPVIYAGYGGVKAGEVITELSRKIKAPIITTGKNFEAFEWNYEGLTGSAYRVGWKPANEVVFEADTVLFLGSNFPFAEVYEAFKNTEKFIQVDIDPYKLGKRHALDASILGDAGQAAQAILDKVNPVESTPWWRANVKNNQNWRDYMNKLEGKTEGELQLYQVYNAINKHADQDAIYSIDVGDTTQTSTRHLHMTPKNMWRTSPLFATMGIALPGGIAAKKDNPDRQVWNIMGDGAFNMCYPDVITNVQYDLPVINVVFSNGKYAFIKDKYEDTNKHLFGCDFPNADYAKIAEAQGAVGFTVDRIEDIDAVVAEAVKLNKEGKTVVIDAHITQHRPLPVEVLELDPKLHSEEAIKAFKEKYEAEELVPFRLFLEEEGLQSRAIK
- a CDS encoding response regulator transcription factor, which translates into the protein MAKLLLIEDNNDIHEILKNLFTQEHVVFSAYSGTEGLRIFAEEEIHLVLLDIMLPGKNGDEVLREIRKTSQVPVVMLTALGEKSLVSQYLLDGANDYIVKPFNLDEVAARVTVQLRGSQQSQSKPAGETLIKNIRLLPDTFEIASGDQSMRLGKKEFQIFQTLLAHPKKIFTKEELYELVWEETYLPGDNTLNAHLSNLRKKLAQLDSSTDYIETIWGLGVRLKED